ACGCTGCCGGGAGCCTTGAAAAAGGCCGGATATGATGTACGGGTTATATTGCCTAAGCTTCAGTCTATCCCACAGACTTATCGTGATGAGATGGCGCGGGTGATAGAATTTCAAATGCCTTTGGGATGGCGAAATTCCTTTTGCGGGATTGATAAGCTGGAACAAGGCGGCATCACCTATTACTTTATTGAAAACGAATATTATTTCATGCGGGAAAATCCCTACGGTTATTATGATGACGGCGAACGGATTGCGTTCTTTTCCAAGGCGGTGACGGAAAGTCTGCTGCATTTGCCCGACTTTAAATGCGACATCTTGCACTGCAATGACTGGCATACGGCTCTCAGCCCTGTCTTTTTGCGAGAATTTTATAAGGGTATTCCCTTGTATGATGAGGTAAAGACGGTGTTTACCGTCCACAATATAAAATTCCAGGGACAATATTCAGACTTCATGCTTGGTGACGTGCTGGGCTTTTCGGGTATCCCTGCCGCAGAAGACCAGCTTCGTATCGGAGACGGCGCCATCAATTATATGAAGGGGGCTCTTTTATACAGCGATGTTTTAACGACGGTGAGCCCTTCCTATGCAGAGGAGCTGAAAGATCCCTTTTACGGCGAAGGGCTGGACGGATTGTTTCGTCACCGGGGGACGGTTTTTTCGGGAATTATGAACGGAATTGATACAGAGGTGTATAACCCGAAGACCGATGAGATGATTGAGGCAAACTTCTCCTTAGAAGATTTATCGGGCAAGGCGCAGTGTAAGGCTGCCCTTCAAAAGGAGCTTGGCTTGGAAGAAGATGCGGAACTTCCTCTCGTGGTGATGATTGGCAGACTGACGGAGCAAAAGGGGCTGGAGCTTGTGAAGCGAGTTCTTCCGGAAATCCTTTCTGCCGGTGTGCAGATGGCTGTGCTGGGCACGGGGGACCGACCCTATGAGGAGATGCTGCGGCATGTTGAGCTGGAGCATCCGGGCAGGTTTTCGGCGCAAATATGCTTTGACGAAGAATTGTCCCACAGGATGTATGCCGGGGCGGATATGCTTTTGATGCCGTCTCTTTTCGAGCCTTGCGGCCTTGCCCAAATGATCGCCATGGCTTACGGAACTCTTCCTGTGGTTCGGGAGACCGGCGGTCTCAGAGACAGCGTAATACTTTATAATAAGGAAACCGGCGAAGGGAACGGCTTCAGCTTCCGAAATTATAATGCTCATGAGATGATGTTTACCCTTTTAAACGGTGCAGATGTTTTTAAAAATAATAAGGCGGACTGGAATAAGCTCATCATACAAGCCATGAGAGCGGACTTTAGCTGGGGCAAGGCAGCGGAACAGTACCGGTGCATCTATGAGAACCTGCACCGCGGGTTTAAAGAGGAGTTGTAGATGAGAGCATATCATAACACCCGGAAGACAGAATACCGGCAGCCTTATGGTGCCGTCAAGGTAGGAGAAACAATTTCTTTATCCTTGGACGTTTTTGACGGGGCGGAGACGGAATGCACCTGCAGGCTGTGGGTGGATGGCAAGGGGGAAACGCTGGTGCCCATGGAAAGAAAAGCGATAGGGGCCGGCATCCGGTTTTCCTGTGCTGTCGCTTTGGCGGAGCCGGGTATTCTCTGGTACAGCTTCATCTTAAACAGCCAAGGCACAGCCCGAAGATACGGCGCCCTGGCGGGCCGGGTTGGCGGAGAAGGCCGCCTTTATGAGGAGGAGCCGCCTTCTTTTCAGATTACGGTTTATAAGGAAAGAAAAATACCGGACTGGTATAAAAAAGCCATCGTGTATCAGATCTTCCCCGACCGGTTTGCCCGGGGCACGGATTTCCGGCAGCGGGCAGAAAAGGCCTTAAGTGCGGAAAGGAAGGGGCCCAAGAGAGTGCTTTGCGAAGACTGGTATGCGAAGCCCCAGTATGAAAAGGATAAAAACGGACGTATTCAAACCTGGGACTTTTACGGCGGAACCTTGTCCGGCATTGAAGAAAGGCTAAGCTATTTAAAAGAGCTGGGAGTGACAGCCCTGTATTTAAACCCGATTTTCCAAGGGGCCAGCAACCACCGTTACGATACCGGTGATTATTTAATGATTGATACGCTGTTGGGAGAAAACGAAGATTTCAGAAAATTGTGCGATGCGGCAGCCGATATGGGCATCTCCATTATTCTGGATGGGGTGTTCAACCATACGGGCTGTGACAGCAGATATTTTAACAAATACGGAAACTATCCCGAAGCAGGCGCTTTTCAAAGGGCGGATTCTCCTTACCGGGAATGGTACCGCATCAAAGACGGGGCTTACAGCTCCTGGTGGGGAGTGGATGACCTGCCGGAGGTAAATGAAAACAGCCCTTCTTACCGGGAATTCATCTACGGCGGAGGCGATAGTGTGGTGCGCCGGTGGCTTCGGGAGGGCGGCCGAGGCTGGCGGCT
This is a stretch of genomic DNA from Anaeropeptidivorans aminofermentans. It encodes these proteins:
- the glgA gene encoding glycogen synthase GlgA: MTEKLNVLYAAFEAVPFIKTGGLGDVAGTLPGALKKAGYDVRVILPKLQSIPQTYRDEMARVIEFQMPLGWRNSFCGIDKLEQGGITYYFIENEYYFMRENPYGYYDDGERIAFFSKAVTESLLHLPDFKCDILHCNDWHTALSPVFLREFYKGIPLYDEVKTVFTVHNIKFQGQYSDFMLGDVLGFSGIPAAEDQLRIGDGAINYMKGALLYSDVLTTVSPSYAEELKDPFYGEGLDGLFRHRGTVFSGIMNGIDTEVYNPKTDEMIEANFSLEDLSGKAQCKAALQKELGLEEDAELPLVVMIGRLTEQKGLELVKRVLPEILSAGVQMAVLGTGDRPYEEMLRHVELEHPGRFSAQICFDEELSHRMYAGADMLLMPSLFEPCGLAQMIAMAYGTLPVVRETGGLRDSVILYNKETGEGNGFSFRNYNAHEMMFTLLNGADVFKNNKADWNKLIIQAMRADFSWGKAAEQYRCIYENLHRGFKEEL